In Dendropsophus ebraccatus isolate aDenEbr1 chromosome 14, aDenEbr1.pat, whole genome shotgun sequence, the following proteins share a genomic window:
- the LOC138772979 gene encoding protein-glutamine gamma-glutamyltransferase 5-like produces MAYPPQISKVDSNKLRNGEEHRTHTMRCNDLFLRRGQPFTITLFFYYRGNGDNNLENMRLIAQTGPYPSKQTGTLIQFPVTRLRENAWSAEVESESDNSLSLTICTSVKAPIGRYCLYLEGAYWGKVNSYYLGDFMLLFNPWCPDDDVFLEDEAMRQEYVMNEHGLLYQGSKDFITTTPWNFGQFEDGVGEICLRILDMSPNHLKNPTLDCSKRGDPVYISRIVSAMINSNDDRGVIESCWDESFTSGVNPSTWNGSVSILRIWHNSGCNPVRYGQCWVLAGVMCTVMRFLGVPCRVVTNFDSAHDTNLSLTVDEFYDETGKKLEPPEGDSVWNFHVWVECWMARKDIRPGYDGWQVLDPTPQEISGGTFCCGPAPVKAIKEGDIDVDYDVAFVYTEVNGDVIHWVLRDGGVEKGEVNTLIIGKYISTKSVGLSTREDITDQYKYEEGTAQERAVFEKALSKLKTKKPFLDRNCIVAYDFSTSLKLVQSPLIGHPVILSYRVHNRSYEPRKFHIIFSAQEMMYNGKALEQFWTESYEVDVSAGKDMETNFQLHPVHYQRFIHPGNNIRVTALATDLKTKKLRLSSKNIIFEVPEMDIKVYGMPQLNQPLNVILSFSNPLNEILNNCVMTAEGTGLFPNGPITVQMDQVFPRRVGIVRIFCVPFKVGKLQLEANFCCNQLKYIKGSTIIDVPWM; encoded by the exons GTCCATATCCCTCTAAGCAAACAGGGACCCTGATACAGTTCCCGGTGACAAGGCTAAGGGAGAATGCGTGGAGCGCTGAGGTGGAGAGTGAATCGGACAATTCTTTGTCGCTGACCATTTGCACGTCCGTGAAGGCTCCTATTGGACGATACTGCCTGTACCTGGAAGGCGCCTACTGGGGGAAAGTCAACTCCTACTACTTAGGGGATTTCATGTTACTCTTCAATCCTTGGTGCCCAG ATGATGATGTCTTCCTGGAAGATGAGGCCATGAGGCAGGAATATGTGATGAATGAACATGGTTTATTATATCAGGGAAGCAAAGACtttattaccaccacaccatggaACTTTGGCCAG TTTGAAGACGGAGTAGGTGAAATTTGCCTGAGAATTTTAGACATGAGCCCAAATCATCTGAAGAATCCTACGTTAGATTGTTCTAAGAGAGGAGACCCCGTGTACATCAGTAGAATCGTCTCCGCCATG ATCAATTCTAATGATGATCGGGGAGTGATAGAATCCTGCTGGGATGAATCCTTCACTAGTGGGGTGAACCCGAGCACGTGGAACGGAAGTGTCTCCATTCTGAGAATTTGGCACAACAGTGGCTGCAATCCAGTTCGCTATGGACAATGCTGGGTACTAGCTGGAGTGATGTGTACAG TGATGAGATTTCTGGGAGTTCCTTGTCGTGTAGTGACAAACTTTGATTCTGCACATGATACAAACCTTAGCCTGACTGTGGATGAGTTTTATGATGAAACTGGGAAGAAGCTGGAGCCACCAGAAGGAGACAGTGTCTG GAACTTTCACGTCTGGGTTGAATGTTGGATGGCAAGAAAAGACATCCGTCCAGGTTATGATGGCTGGCAGGTTCTGGATCCCACCCCTCAAGAGATCAGTGGag GGACATTTTGCTGCGGCCCGGCCCCTGTAAAGGCAATCAAAGAAGGAGATATAGATGTAGATTATGACGTTGCATTTGTGTACACGGAGGTGAACGGCGACGTCATTCACTGGGTTCTACGAGATGGTGGAGTAGAGAAAGGGGAGGTCAACACCCTTATCATTGGGAAATACATAAGTACGAAGAGCGTCGGCCTCAGCACCAGAGAAGATATTACAGACCAGTACAAGTATGAAGAAG GGACTGCTCAGGAGAGGGCCGTGTTTGAAAAAGCTTTATCTAAATTGAAAACTAAGAAGCCGTTCCTGGATAGAAACTGTATTGTGGCTTATGACTTTAGTACGTCCTTAAAGTTGGTGCAGTCCCCTCTGATCGGACACCCGGTTATTCTTTCATATCGTGTTCACAATAGAAGTTATGAACCAAGAAAGTTTCACATAATCTTCAGTGCCCAAGAGATGATGTATAATGGGAAGGCTCTGGAGCAATTCTGGACTGAAAGTTATGAGGTGGATGTCAGTGCAGGCAAAG ataTGGAGACAAACTTCCAGCTTCATCCTGTCCATTATCAGAGATTTATACATCCGGGTAATAACATCAGAGTCACTGCGCTGGCCACAGATCTTAAGACCAAGAAACTAAGATTATCATCGAAAAACATTATATTTGAAGTTCCTGAGATGGATATAAAA GTTTATGGAATGCCTCAACTTAACCAACCCCTTAATGTCATCCTGTCCTTCTCTAACCCTCTCAATGAGATCCTAAATAACTGTGTGATGACTGCGGAAGGCACAGGTCTCTTCCCTAATGGCCCCATCACAGTCCA AATGGATCAAGTATTCCCCCGTCGAGTCGGCATTGTGAGGATATTCTGCGTCCCCTTTAAGGTGGGGAAACTGCAGCTGGAGGCCAACTTTTGCTGCAACCAGCTGAAATACATCAAGGGTAGTACGATTATCGATGTCCCATGGATGTga